Proteins encoded in a region of the Streptomyces sp. NBC_00310 genome:
- the tal gene encoding transaldolase: protein MITVTTEPAVATTATEPLKRLSDEGVSLWLDDLSRERVTSGDLAKLVETRHVVGVTTNPSIFRAAIGSGEGYEDQLADLAVRGVTVDEAVRMLTTADVRAAADVLRPVYDATAGRDGRVSIEVDPRLAHDTAATVAEAKQLAWLVDRPNVMIKIPATKAGLPAITEVIGLGISVNVTLIFSLERHYEVMHAYLAGLEKAQAAGLDLSAIHSVASFFVSRVDAEIDKRLSLLGTDEALALRGRAALANARLAYEAYEEVFGEAGRTTHPGGRWTALAGARANKQRPLWASTGVKDPAYKDTLYVDELVAPGTVSTMPQATLDAVADHGVIRGDTVSGGYAQARADLAAVEALGVSYDEVVRLLENQGVATFEAAWQDLLDAVAKSLNSKGVDGE from the coding sequence ATGATCACTGTGACCACCGAACCAGCCGTGGCGACCACCGCCACGGAACCCCTGAAGCGCCTCTCCGACGAGGGCGTCTCCCTCTGGCTCGACGACCTCTCCCGCGAACGCGTCACCTCCGGCGACCTCGCGAAGCTCGTCGAGACGCGCCACGTCGTCGGCGTGACCACCAACCCGTCCATCTTCCGGGCCGCCATCGGCTCGGGCGAGGGCTACGAGGACCAGCTCGCCGACCTCGCCGTGCGCGGGGTGACGGTCGACGAGGCCGTACGGATGCTGACGACCGCCGATGTCCGCGCCGCCGCCGACGTCCTGCGCCCGGTGTACGACGCGACGGCGGGCCGGGACGGCCGGGTCTCCATCGAGGTGGACCCCCGGCTGGCGCACGACACCGCGGCGACGGTCGCCGAGGCCAAGCAGCTCGCCTGGCTCGTCGACCGCCCGAACGTGATGATCAAGATCCCGGCGACGAAGGCCGGTCTGCCGGCGATCACCGAGGTCATCGGGCTCGGCATCAGCGTCAACGTCACGCTGATCTTCTCGCTGGAGCGCCACTACGAGGTGATGCACGCCTATCTGGCGGGCCTGGAAAAGGCGCAGGCGGCGGGCCTCGACCTGTCCGCCATCCACTCCGTCGCCTCCTTCTTCGTCTCCCGCGTCGACGCCGAGATCGACAAGCGGCTGAGCCTGCTGGGCACGGACGAGGCGCTCGCCCTCAGAGGCCGCGCGGCACTCGCCAACGCGCGGCTCGCCTACGAGGCGTACGAAGAGGTGTTCGGCGAGGCCGGCCGCACGACCCACCCCGGCGGACGCTGGACCGCCCTCGCCGGGGCCCGGGCGAACAAGCAGCGCCCGCTGTGGGCGTCGACCGGCGTGAAGGACCCGGCGTACAAGGACACCCTGTACGTGGACGAGCTGGTCGCGCCCGGCACCGTCAGCACGATGCCGCAGGCCACGCTCGACGCCGTCGCGGACCATGGCGTCATCCGCGGCGACACGGTGAGCGGCGGCTACGCGCAGGCCCGCGCCGACCTCGCGGCCGTGGAGGCGCTCGGTGTCTCCTACGACGAGGTCGTGCGCCTGCTGGAGAACCAGGGTGTCGCCACGTTCGAGGCAGCGTGGCAGGACCTGTTGGACGCGGTGGCGAAGTCCTTGAACAGCAAGGGAGTTGATGGGGAATGA
- the tkt gene encoding transketolase yields the protein MNWTELDRRAVDTARLLAADAVQKVGNGHPGTAMSLAPAAYTLFQKVMRHDPADPEWTGRDRFVLSPGHTSLTLYTQLFLAGYELELDDLKAFRTHGSKTPGHPEYGHTAGVETTTGPLGQGVANAVGMAMAARYERGLFDPDAPVGASPFDHTVWAIVSDGDLEEGISAEASSLAGHQKLGNLVFLYDDNHISIEGDTATAFSEDVLKRYEAYGWHVQRIEPAFNGNIDVHALYDALRAAQDETGRPSIIAMRTIIAWPAPNAQNTEAAHGSALGEDEVAATKRVLGFDANKTFDVADDVLAHTRRALDRGAEAHAAWDKRIAEWRAASPERAGLFDRVVAGRLPEGWERALPVFEEGTQVATRAASGKVLQALGAVIPELWGGSADLAGSNNTTIDKDSSFLPADNPLPEANPYGRTIHFGIREHAMAAEMNGIALHGNTRIFGGTFLVFSDYMRNAVRLSALMQLPVTYVWTHDSIGLGEDGPTHQPVEHLASLRAIPGLNIVRPADANETAVAWAEILKRHATNPAPHGLALTRQGVPTYAVNTEAAKGGYVLREASTGTPDVILIATGSEVRLAVAARERLEAEGVGARVVSMPSVEWFEEQPRAYRESVLPPSVKARVAVEAGIGLTWYRYVGDHGRIVSLEHFGASADAKTLFAEYGFTPENVVAAAKAVLDATTRPDAVRG from the coding sequence ATGAACTGGACAGAACTCGACCGGCGCGCCGTCGACACCGCCCGCCTGCTGGCCGCCGACGCCGTGCAGAAGGTCGGCAACGGGCACCCGGGAACGGCGATGAGTCTCGCACCCGCCGCGTACACGCTCTTTCAGAAGGTGATGCGTCATGATCCCGCCGACCCCGAGTGGACCGGCCGTGACCGCTTCGTCCTCTCCCCCGGCCACACCTCACTGACCCTCTACACCCAGCTCTTCCTCGCCGGGTACGAGCTGGAGCTCGACGACCTGAAGGCGTTCCGGACGCACGGTTCGAAGACGCCGGGCCACCCCGAGTACGGGCACACCGCCGGTGTCGAGACCACCACCGGCCCGCTGGGCCAGGGTGTCGCCAACGCCGTGGGCATGGCGATGGCCGCCCGCTACGAACGCGGCCTGTTCGACCCGGACGCACCCGTGGGGGCGTCCCCGTTCGACCACACCGTCTGGGCGATCGTCTCCGACGGCGACCTGGAGGAGGGCATCTCCGCCGAGGCGTCGTCGCTGGCGGGCCATCAGAAGCTCGGCAACCTCGTCTTCCTGTACGACGACAACCACATCTCCATCGAGGGCGACACGGCCACCGCGTTCTCCGAGGACGTACTGAAGCGGTACGAGGCCTACGGCTGGCACGTACAGCGGATCGAGCCCGCGTTCAACGGGAACATCGACGTCCACGCCCTGTACGACGCGTTGCGGGCCGCGCAGGACGAGACCGGACGCCCCTCGATCATCGCGATGCGCACGATCATCGCCTGGCCCGCGCCGAACGCGCAGAACACCGAGGCCGCGCACGGCTCGGCGCTGGGCGAGGACGAGGTCGCGGCCACCAAGCGGGTCCTCGGCTTCGACGCGAACAAGACCTTCGACGTCGCCGACGACGTGCTCGCCCACACCCGCCGGGCCCTCGACCGGGGTGCCGAGGCGCACGCCGCCTGGGACAAGCGGATCGCCGAGTGGCGGGCCGCCTCCCCCGAGCGGGCCGGGCTGTTCGACCGGGTCGTCGCGGGCCGGCTGCCCGAGGGCTGGGAGCGGGCGCTGCCCGTGTTCGAGGAGGGCACGCAGGTGGCGACCCGGGCCGCGTCCGGCAAGGTGCTCCAGGCGCTGGGCGCCGTGATACCCGAACTGTGGGGAGGCTCCGCCGACCTCGCCGGTTCGAACAACACGACCATCGACAAGGACAGTTCGTTCCTGCCGGCGGACAACCCGCTGCCGGAGGCGAACCCCTACGGCCGCACGATCCACTTCGGTATCCGTGAGCACGCGATGGCCGCGGAGATGAACGGCATCGCGCTGCACGGCAACACCCGTATCTTCGGCGGCACGTTCCTGGTGTTCTCCGACTACATGCGCAACGCCGTCCGCCTGTCCGCGCTGATGCAGCTCCCGGTGACCTATGTCTGGACGCACGACTCCATCGGTCTGGGCGAGGACGGCCCCACCCACCAGCCGGTCGAACACCTGGCCTCCCTGCGGGCCATCCCGGGCCTGAACATCGTCCGCCCGGCCGACGCCAACGAGACGGCCGTCGCGTGGGCCGAGATCCTGAAGCGGCATGCCACGAATCCGGCCCCGCACGGACTGGCGCTGACCCGCCAGGGCGTGCCGACGTACGCGGTCAACACCGAGGCCGCCAAGGGCGGTTACGTCCTGCGGGAGGCCTCGACCGGGACGCCTGACGTGATCCTGATCGCCACCGGCTCCGAGGTGCGGCTGGCCGTCGCCGCGCGCGAGCGGCTGGAGGCCGAGGGGGTCGGGGCGCGGGTGGTGTCGATGCCGTCGGTGGAGTGGTTCGAGGAACAGCCGCGCGCCTACCGCGAGAGCGTGCTGCCACCGTCCGTGAAGGCCCGCGTGGCGGTCGAGGCGGGGATCGGTCTGACCTGGTACCGCTACGTCGGTGACCACGGCCGCATCGTCTCCCTCGAACACTTCGGCGCCTCCGCCGACGCGAAGACCCTGTTCGCCGAGTACGGCTTCACCCCCGAGAACGTCGTCGCCGCCGCGAAGGCCGTGCTCGATGCGACGACTCGGCCCGACGCCGTCCGCGGTTGA
- a CDS encoding protein kinase domain-containing protein, which produces MPLRDDDPTVIGGYVLENRLGAGGMGVVYLARSASGRLVAIKLVHSQYRDDEEFRSRFRQEVAAARRVSGAFTTPVVDADPEADRPWMATSYVPGPTLSDLVREKGPLSGADIRGLALGLVEALRDIHRAGVVHRDLKPANVLMAEDGPRVIDFGISRAVDNLPLTVTGRVIGTPPFMSPEQLRSPRDVTAASDVFSLGSLLVYAASGHSPFKAESPYLAGYQVMFEAPKLDAVPEPVRSIAERCLDKDPDARPDLAELHRQFLELPTSSEARSAVAGHASMPLDRPTQDVPTFDRPTNDGRTDAGRADARTANDRPANDRPANDRPADGRRVKRRAKRQLILVGLGAALTVTALSAALLVYAAAEDSSTSSGGGAGAGADYRSVSLPQGWQPWRTPLRNDDGFPAEYVATGYQEPGCLTDGTDLYCGGTGFVVTRVDAATGKMGWRYGTLPQTSHPIGVRDGLVYVYAEPDTTTRRLVALDTATGKQRWARPISASDPPYLYDGGILALAPDHRRLVAYNTAGDELWRTPVPDDVSCVPSVLGDDPYELCWKGREFLDTSPFTLVRLDPDGGTRQELAALPKKSLALGAVDGRPLFLAAETTEEVYQAGYERPYNAFLRVDPDTGKVTRIPLKRALRGSATLVDGVVYFVRTSGSVTAVSATSGKELWERATDMENLSAPAVSKARGEIYFANRFGRLLALDGGTGAELWRTDALDDPGDIAAEAPPRVLLVDDAIVAVAGDTALSVSPDEPESRPSASAAGD; this is translated from the coding sequence ATGCCGCTGAGGGACGACGATCCCACCGTCATAGGCGGGTACGTCCTGGAGAACCGGCTCGGCGCGGGCGGCATGGGGGTCGTCTATCTCGCCCGGTCCGCGTCGGGGCGACTGGTCGCGATCAAGCTGGTGCACTCCCAGTACCGCGACGACGAGGAGTTCCGCTCCCGGTTCCGCCAGGAGGTCGCGGCGGCGCGCCGGGTGAGCGGGGCGTTCACCACCCCCGTCGTGGACGCCGACCCGGAGGCCGACCGGCCGTGGATGGCGACGTCGTACGTGCCGGGGCCGACCCTCTCCGATCTGGTGCGCGAGAAGGGTCCGCTGAGCGGGGCCGACATCCGGGGCCTCGCGCTCGGGCTCGTCGAGGCGCTGCGGGACATCCACCGGGCGGGTGTCGTACACCGGGACCTGAAGCCGGCGAACGTCCTCATGGCCGAGGACGGCCCGCGTGTCATCGACTTCGGCATCTCGCGCGCCGTCGACAACCTGCCGCTCACCGTGACCGGCCGGGTGATCGGCACGCCGCCGTTCATGTCGCCGGAGCAGCTGCGCTCGCCGAGGGACGTCACCGCCGCGTCGGACGTCTTCTCCCTGGGGTCGCTGCTGGTGTACGCGGCCAGCGGGCACAGCCCGTTCAAGGCGGAGAGCCCCTATCTGGCGGGCTACCAGGTCATGTTCGAGGCACCGAAGCTGGACGCGGTGCCCGAGCCGGTGCGGAGCATCGCCGAGCGCTGCCTCGACAAGGACCCGGACGCCCGCCCGGATCTCGCCGAACTGCACCGTCAGTTCCTGGAGTTGCCGACCTCGTCCGAGGCGCGCTCAGCTGTCGCCGGACATGCGTCCATGCCGCTCGACCGGCCGACGCAGGACGTGCCGACCTTCGACCGGCCGACGAACGACGGGCGGACCGACGCCGGACGGGCGGACGCCAGGACGGCGAACGACCGACCCGCGAACGACCGACCCGCGAACGACCGACCGGCGGACGGACGCCGTGTGAAGCGCCGCGCCAAACGGCAGTTGATCCTCGTCGGCCTCGGCGCCGCTCTCACCGTCACCGCGCTGAGCGCCGCGCTGCTCGTGTACGCGGCCGCCGAGGACAGCTCCACGTCGTCCGGCGGCGGCGCCGGCGCCGGCGCCGACTACCGTTCCGTGTCCCTCCCCCAGGGCTGGCAGCCGTGGCGCACGCCGCTGCGCAACGACGACGGCTTCCCCGCCGAATACGTCGCCACCGGCTACCAGGAACCGGGGTGTCTGACGGACGGAACGGACCTGTACTGCGGCGGTACGGGCTTCGTCGTCACGCGGGTGGACGCCGCCACCGGGAAGATGGGCTGGCGGTACGGCACCCTGCCCCAGACCTCGCACCCCATCGGCGTGCGGGACGGCCTGGTCTACGTCTACGCGGAACCCGACACCACCACCCGGCGCCTGGTGGCCCTGGACACCGCGACCGGGAAGCAGCGCTGGGCCCGGCCCATCAGCGCCAGCGACCCGCCCTACCTCTACGACGGCGGCATCCTCGCTCTCGCGCCCGACCACCGGCGACTGGTCGCCTACAACACGGCGGGCGACGAACTGTGGCGGACGCCCGTGCCCGACGACGTGAGCTGCGTTCCCTCGGTGCTCGGCGACGACCCGTACGAACTGTGCTGGAAGGGCCGCGAGTTCCTCGACACCAGCCCGTTCACGCTCGTACGGCTCGATCCGGACGGCGGCACACGGCAGGAACTCGCCGCGCTGCCCAAGAAGTCACTCGCCCTGGGCGCCGTCGACGGACGGCCGCTGTTCCTCGCGGCGGAGACCACCGAGGAGGTGTACCAGGCCGGGTACGAGCGGCCGTACAACGCGTTCCTGCGGGTGGACCCGGACACCGGGAAGGTCACCCGGATCCCGTTGAAGCGGGCTCTGCGCGGCTCGGCGACGCTGGTGGACGGGGTCGTGTACTTCGTGCGGACCAGCGGGTCGGTCACCGCCGTGTCGGCGACCAGCGGCAAGGAACTGTGGGAACGGGCCACCGACATGGAGAACCTGTCCGCTCCGGCGGTGTCGAAGGCCCGTGGCGAGATCTACTTCGCCAACCGGTTCGGCCGGCTGCTGGCCCTGGACGGCGGCACGGGCGCCGAGCTGTGGCGGACGGACGCGCTCGACGACCCGGGGGACATCGCGGCGGAGGCCCCGCCCCGGGTGCTGCTCGTGGACGACGCGATCGTGGCGGTGGCGGGGGACACGGCGCTCTCGGTGAGCCCGGACGAGCCGGAGTCCCGGCCGTCCGCGTCCGCCGCCGGGGACTGA
- a CDS encoding helix-turn-helix domain-containing protein: MTDRDFPDGDRIKTFPFPVDRSLSGVGMQVGPMDDRGPWSADIPLEGVHRIDFHVVLLFDGGPVRHMIDFTGYEVGAGDVLWIRPGQVHRFSRATEYRGTVLAMQPGFLPRATVEATGLYRYDLPPLLRPDDAQLAGLRASLAQLEREYVDTGTLPLSLHTAVLRHSLTAFLLRLAHLAASSAEAPRRPDDTTFTRFRDAVERGFADNHSVSAYADALGCSRRTLVRAVRAATGETPKGFIDKRVVLEAKRLLAHTELPIGRVGVAVGFPDAANFSKFFQLHAGTTPVAFRAEMR, translated from the coding sequence ATGACGGACAGAGACTTCCCGGACGGCGACCGGATCAAGACCTTCCCGTTCCCCGTCGACCGCAGTCTCTCCGGCGTCGGCATGCAGGTCGGCCCGATGGACGACCGCGGACCCTGGAGTGCGGACATACCCCTGGAAGGGGTCCACCGCATCGACTTCCACGTGGTGCTGCTGTTCGACGGCGGCCCGGTGCGCCACATGATCGACTTCACCGGGTACGAGGTGGGTGCGGGCGACGTGTTGTGGATCCGCCCGGGGCAGGTGCATCGCTTCTCACGCGCGACCGAGTACCGCGGGACCGTCCTCGCCATGCAACCGGGCTTCCTGCCCCGCGCCACTGTCGAGGCGACCGGCCTCTACCGCTACGACCTGCCGCCGCTGCTCCGCCCCGACGATGCCCAACTGGCGGGCCTGCGCGCATCGTTGGCCCAGCTCGAACGCGAGTACGTCGATACCGGCACGCTGCCGCTCAGCCTCCACACCGCCGTGCTGCGCCACTCCCTGACGGCCTTCCTGCTGCGCCTCGCCCATCTCGCCGCCAGCTCGGCGGAGGCGCCGCGCCGGCCCGACGACACCACCTTCACCCGCTTCCGGGACGCCGTCGAGCGGGGTTTCGCCGACAACCACAGCGTCAGCGCGTACGCCGACGCCCTCGGCTGCTCCCGTCGCACCCTCGTCCGCGCGGTCCGCGCCGCGACCGGCGAGACCCCCAAGGGCTTCATCGACAAGCGGGTCGTCCTGGAGGCGAAGCGGCTGCTGGCCCACACGGAACTGCCGATCGGCCGCGTCGGCGTGGCCGTCGGCTTCCCCGACGCGGCGAACTTCTCCAAGTTCTTCCAGCTGCACGCCGGGACGACGCCGGTGGCGTTCCGGGCGGAGATGCGGTGA
- a CDS encoding glycoside hydrolase family 16 protein, translated as MSETPGIPLGRRRPLRRVFLAVAGALALATAWATTAQGAAPTPPAGWTQVFVDDFNGTAGTGVNTSNWQYATGTSYPGGPANWGTGEVETMTNSTNNVSLDGNGNLRITPIRDSAGRWTSGRIETNRTDFQPPAGGKLRVESRLQMPNVTGTAAEGYWPAFWMLGAPYRGNYQNWPSVGELDIMENVQGRNQVWATIHCGTNPGGPCNETTGIGNSTACPGTTCQSGFHTYTMEWDRSVTPETIRFSVDGTQFHSVNANQVDATTWSNATNHGFFIILNVAMGGAFPDAFGGGLDGDTRSGVPMVVDYVQVLSAGGGTTTPPPTGTRDAYSAIQAESYNSQSGTLTETTTDTGGGQNIGSLANGDWALFQNVTFGSTAATQFVARVASGANAGVSGLVEVRLDSRTSTPVGSFSIANTGGWQSWRTVPANIGGITGTHDVYLTFTSGQSQDFVNVNWFNFGR; from the coding sequence ATGAGTGAAACCCCCGGCATACCCCTCGGACGCCGCCGCCCGCTCCGGCGCGTATTCCTCGCCGTGGCCGGCGCGTTGGCGCTGGCCACGGCCTGGGCGACGACCGCACAGGGAGCCGCCCCCACACCGCCCGCCGGCTGGACCCAGGTCTTCGTCGACGACTTCAACGGCACCGCCGGCACCGGCGTCAACACCTCCAACTGGCAGTACGCGACCGGCACTTCCTACCCCGGCGGCCCCGCGAACTGGGGCACCGGCGAGGTCGAGACGATGACGAACAGCACCAACAACGTCTCCCTCGACGGCAACGGCAACCTGCGCATCACCCCGATCCGCGACTCGGCGGGCAGATGGACCTCGGGCCGGATCGAGACCAACCGCACCGACTTCCAGCCCCCGGCGGGCGGGAAGCTACGGGTCGAGTCCCGGCTCCAGATGCCGAACGTCACCGGCACGGCCGCCGAGGGCTACTGGCCGGCGTTCTGGATGCTGGGCGCCCCCTACCGGGGCAACTACCAGAACTGGCCGAGCGTCGGCGAGCTGGACATCATGGAGAACGTCCAGGGCCGCAACCAGGTCTGGGCCACGATCCACTGCGGCACCAACCCCGGCGGCCCGTGCAACGAGACGACCGGCATCGGCAACTCCACGGCCTGCCCGGGCACGACCTGCCAGTCCGGCTTCCACACGTACACCATGGAGTGGGACCGCTCGGTGACCCCCGAGACGATCCGCTTCTCGGTCGACGGCACCCAGTTCCATTCGGTCAACGCGAACCAGGTCGACGCGACCACCTGGTCCAACGCCACCAACCACGGCTTCTTCATCATCCTGAACGTGGCGATGGGCGGCGCCTTCCCGGACGCGTTCGGCGGCGGGCTGGACGGCGACACCCGGTCCGGTGTCCCCATGGTCGTCGACTACGTGCAGGTGCTGTCGGCCGGCGGCGGAACCACCACACCGCCGCCGACGGGCACCCGTGACGCGTACAGCGCCATCCAGGCCGAGTCGTACAACAGCCAGAGCGGCACCCTCACCGAGACCACCACCGACACCGGCGGCGGGCAGAACATCGGCTCCCTGGCCAACGGCGACTGGGCACTGTTCCAGAACGTCACCTTCGGGTCCACGGCCGCCACCCAGTTCGTCGCCCGGGTGGCCTCCGGCGCCAACGCCGGGGTGAGCGGCCTGGTCGAGGTCAGACTCGACAGCCGTACGAGCACACCGGTCGGCAGTTTCTCGATCGCCAACACCGGTGGCTGGCAGTCCTGGCGAACGGTGCCCGCGAACATCGGCGGGATCACCGGCACCCATGATGTCTACCTGACCTTCACCAGCGGTCAGTCGCAGGACTTCGTGAACGTGAACTGGTTCAACTTCGGCCGCTGA
- the zwf gene encoding glucose-6-phosphate dehydrogenase, which yields MTDEWLNPLRDADDRRLPRIAGPSGLVIFGVTGDLSRKKLMPAVYDLANRGLLPPGFSLVGFARRDWEDEDFAQIVHDAVREHARTEFREEVWQQLSEGMRFIPGDFGDDEAFKRLREAVEELDSSRGTGGNFAFYLSVPPKFFPNVVKQLKKHGLASPPEGSWRRAVIEKPFGHDLASARELNAVLHDVFDPEQVFRIDHYLGKETVQNILALRFANQMYEPIWNRSFVDHVQITMAEDIGIGGRAGYYDGIGSARDVIQNHLLQLLALTAMEEPAAFDAESLLTEKLKALKAVRLPEDLGRHTVRGQYAAGWQGGEQVPGYLEEDGIDRSSTTDTYAAVKLGIDNRRWAGVPFYLRTGKRLGRRVTEIAVVFQRAPHSPFDSTATEELGQNAIVIRVQPDEGMTVRFGSKVPGTSLEIRDVTMDFAYGESFTESSPEAYERLILDVLLGDANLFPRHQEVEESWKILDPIEEYWAKHGRPAQYASGSWGPGEADEMLARDGRSWRRP from the coding sequence ATGACCGACGAGTGGCTCAACCCGCTCCGGGACGCGGACGACCGCCGGCTCCCCCGGATCGCGGGCCCGTCCGGGCTCGTCATCTTCGGGGTGACCGGTGACCTGTCCCGCAAGAAGCTGATGCCGGCCGTGTACGACCTGGCCAACCGGGGTCTGCTGCCGCCGGGCTTCTCGCTGGTGGGGTTCGCCCGCCGGGACTGGGAGGACGAGGACTTCGCCCAGATCGTGCACGACGCGGTCCGCGAGCACGCCCGCACCGAGTTCCGCGAGGAAGTCTGGCAGCAGCTCTCCGAGGGGATGCGGTTCATCCCGGGCGACTTCGGCGACGACGAGGCGTTCAAGCGGCTCCGCGAGGCCGTCGAGGAACTGGACAGCTCCCGGGGCACGGGCGGGAACTTCGCGTTCTATCTCTCCGTGCCGCCGAAGTTCTTCCCGAACGTGGTCAAGCAGCTCAAGAAGCACGGGCTGGCCAGTCCGCCCGAGGGCTCCTGGCGGCGCGCGGTCATCGAGAAGCCGTTCGGCCACGACCTGGCCAGCGCCCGCGAGTTGAACGCGGTCCTGCACGACGTGTTCGACCCGGAACAGGTCTTCCGCATCGACCACTACCTCGGCAAGGAGACCGTCCAGAACATCCTGGCGCTCCGCTTCGCCAACCAGATGTACGAGCCCATCTGGAACCGGAGTTTCGTCGACCACGTACAGATCACGATGGCCGAGGACATCGGCATCGGCGGTCGCGCCGGGTACTACGACGGCATCGGCTCGGCCCGTGACGTCATCCAGAACCACCTGCTCCAACTGCTGGCCCTGACCGCCATGGAGGAACCGGCGGCCTTCGACGCCGAGTCGCTGCTGACCGAGAAGCTGAAGGCGCTCAAGGCCGTACGGCTCCCGGAGGACCTGGGCCGGCACACCGTGCGCGGCCAGTACGCGGCGGGCTGGCAGGGCGGCGAGCAGGTGCCCGGCTATCTGGAGGAGGACGGCATCGACCGGTCCTCGACGACCGACACGTACGCGGCGGTCAAGCTGGGCATCGACAACCGCCGCTGGGCGGGTGTGCCGTTCTATCTGCGCACCGGCAAGCGCCTCGGCCGACGGGTCACGGAGATCGCGGTCGTCTTCCAGCGCGCCCCGCACTCCCCGTTCGACTCCACGGCCACCGAGGAGCTGGGGCAGAACGCGATCGTCATCCGCGTCCAGCCCGACGAGGGGATGACCGTGCGCTTCGGTTCGAAGGTGCCGGGTACCTCGTTGGAGATCCGGGACGTCACCATGGACTTCGCGTACGGCGAGTCGTTCACCGAGTCCAGCCCGGAGGCGTACGAACGGCTGATCCTGGATGTGCTGCTCGGCGACGCCAACCTCTTCCCCCGCCACCAGGAGGTGGAGGAGTCCTGGAAGATCCTCGACCCGATCGAGGAGTACTGGGCCAAGCACGGCAGGCCCGCGCAGTACGCCTCGGGCAGTTGGGGCCCCGGGGAAGCGGACGAGATGCTCGCACGAGACGGACGGAGCTGGCGCAGGCCATGA
- a CDS encoding serine hydrolase domain-containing protein, with product MALTHGTCTDRFAAVREALAASLDDKDVGASVAVYVDGEPVVDLWGGYTDADRTTPWERDTLTPVWSTTKTMTALCVLMLADRGELDLHAPVATYWPEFAAAGKENVRVSHVLAHTAGLPRFVAPTTLEDLYDWPTVTSRLAAQAPAWEPGTQAGYHAVTQGYLLGEIVRRVTGRSLGTFLAEEVTGPLGADFHIGLAAEHDHRVAPIIPPPSSPPRGGPRPNPEIRGGTANTTAWRRAEIPAANGHGNARSVAAVQSVLACGGAARGVRLLSEKGCERVLEEQFDGTDNVLRVPMRYGMGYGLNGGQLPNPRTCFWGGWGGSMVLVDLDARMTVAYVPNQMIDEGVGDDRAFTILAGAYEGLSA from the coding sequence ATGGCGTTGACTCACGGCACGTGCACGGACCGGTTCGCCGCGGTACGCGAGGCGTTGGCGGCCTCGCTGGACGACAAGGACGTGGGCGCCTCGGTCGCCGTGTACGTGGACGGCGAGCCGGTGGTCGACCTCTGGGGCGGGTACACCGACGCGGACCGCACCACCCCGTGGGAGCGGGACACGCTCACCCCTGTGTGGTCCACCACCAAGACGATGACGGCCCTGTGCGTGCTGATGCTCGCCGACCGGGGCGAACTGGACCTGCACGCGCCGGTGGCGACGTACTGGCCCGAGTTCGCGGCGGCGGGCAAGGAGAACGTGCGCGTCAGCCATGTGCTCGCGCACACGGCCGGCCTGCCCCGCTTCGTCGCGCCCACGACGCTGGAGGACCTGTACGACTGGCCGACCGTCACCTCCCGGCTCGCCGCGCAGGCGCCGGCCTGGGAGCCCGGTACCCAGGCCGGCTACCACGCGGTCACCCAGGGGTATCTGCTCGGGGAGATCGTCCGTCGGGTCACCGGCCGCAGCCTGGGCACCTTCCTCGCCGAGGAGGTCACGGGCCCGCTGGGCGCCGACTTCCACATCGGACTCGCCGCCGAGCACGACCACCGGGTGGCGCCGATCATCCCGCCGCCCTCCTCCCCGCCCCGGGGCGGCCCACGGCCCAACCCCGAGATACGGGGCGGCACCGCCAACACGACCGCCTGGCGACGCGCCGAGATCCCGGCAGCGAACGGTCACGGCAATGCCCGCTCGGTCGCCGCCGTGCAGTCGGTGCTGGCTTGCGGCGGAGCGGCCCGTGGTGTGCGGCTGCTGTCGGAGAAGGGGTGCGAGCGGGTCCTGGAGGAGCAGTTCGACGGCACGGACAACGTCCTGCGCGTCCCGATGCGCTATGGCATGGGCTACGGCCTCAACGGCGGTCAACTGCCCAACCCCCGCACCTGTTTCTGGGGCGGCTGGGGCGGCTCGATGGTCCTGGTCGACCTCGACGCCCGGATGACCGTGGCGTACGTACCGAACCAGATGATCGACGAAGGAGTCGGCGACGACCGGGCCTTCACGATCCTCGCGGGCGCCTACGAGGGCCTGTCGGCCTGA